A DNA window from Clostridia bacterium contains the following coding sequences:
- a CDS encoding TrpB-like pyridoxal phosphate-dependent enzyme, whose translation MSRDEYKIILPEEKIPKYWYNVQADMPHPVAPGLHPRTKQPLTKEDLAPIFPLSLIEQEVSQERFIEIPRKVREMYRQWRPSPLFRAHRLEKALDTPCRIYYKYEGVSPVGSHKLNSAIPQAYFNKMEGIRRLTTETGAGQWGTALALACQMFDLECVVYMVKVSFLQKPYRRIFMETYGAQCYSSPSERTEIGRNVLREEPDTPGSLGIAISEAIEEALQDEYTKYSLGSVLNHVCLHQSIIGQEVKLQMEMVDDYPDVVIGCCGGGSNFSGIAFPFIPDKLQGKNIRLIAVEPAACPTFTQGRFAYDYGDVACLTPLLKMYTLGSNFTPMGIHAGGLRYHGGSPLLSQLYNDGLIEARAVKQKSIFEAALLFARTEGILPAPESSHAIRAVIDEALKGKEMGKAASIVFNLSGHGHLDLAAYENYLAGNTQDIAISQVEIDNNLKNLPEID comes from the coding sequence ATGAGTAGAGATGAGTACAAAATTATTTTACCGGAGGAGAAGATACCTAAATATTGGTATAATGTTCAGGCTGATATGCCGCATCCGGTAGCCCCGGGGTTGCACCCTCGCACAAAACAACCGCTGACTAAGGAGGATTTGGCCCCTATTTTTCCGCTATCTTTAATTGAGCAGGAAGTTTCTCAGGAAAGATTTATTGAGATTCCGCGGAAAGTTAGGGAAATGTATCGGCAATGGAGACCTTCGCCTTTGTTTAGGGCTCATCGCTTGGAAAAGGCTCTAGATACACCCTGTCGTATTTATTATAAATATGAGGGGGTAAGTCCAGTTGGCAGTCATAAGTTAAATAGTGCAATTCCCCAAGCTTATTTTAATAAAATGGAGGGAATACGTCGTCTAACTACGGAGACTGGTGCTGGACAATGGGGTACGGCCTTAGCTTTAGCCTGTCAGATGTTTGATTTAGAATGTGTTGTTTATATGGTTAAGGTCAGTTTTTTACAAAAGCCTTATCGGCGTATCTTTATGGAAACATATGGTGCTCAATGTTATTCTAGTCCTAGTGAAAGAACTGAAATTGGTAGAAATGTTTTACGTGAAGAACCGGATACACCGGGTTCTTTGGGCATCGCTATTAGTGAGGCTATTGAGGAAGCCCTACAAGATGAGTATACTAAGTATTCTTTAGGCAGTGTGCTTAATCATGTCTGCCTCCATCAATCAATTATTGGACAAGAAGTTAAACTGCAAATGGAAATGGTAGATGATTATCCAGATGTGGTAATTGGTTGTTGTGGAGGAGGCAGCAATTTTAGTGGAATTGCTTTTCCATTTATTCCAGACAAATTACAGGGTAAGAATATTAGATTGATTGCTGTGGAACCGGCGGCATGTCCCACTTTTACTCAGGGGCGTTTTGCTTATGATTATGGTGATGTGGCTTGTTTGACTCCTTTATTGAAGATGTATACCTTAGGTTCTAATTTTACACCTATGGGAATTCATGCCGGAGGCTTGCGTTATCATGGTGGTTCACCATTATTAAGTCAACTTTATAATGATGGATTAATAGAGGCTCGGGCGGTTAAACAAAAATCTATTTTTGAAGCAGCTCTGCTTTTTGCCCGTACTGAAGGTATTTTGCCGGCCCCGGAATCATCACATGCTATCAGAGCAGTCATTGATGAGGCTTTGAAGGGAAAAGAGATGGGGAAAGCAGCTAGTATTGTCTTTAATTTGAGTGGCCATGGACATTTGGATTTAGCTGCTTATGAAAATTATTTAGCTGGTAATACACAAGATATTGCAATTTCCCAAGTAGAAATAGACAACAATTTAAAGAATTTGCCAGAAATTGATTAA
- a CDS encoding MBL fold metallo-hydrolase, with protein MNIQFCGAAKTVTGSCFLVTTKERKFLVDCGLFQGSKSLKELNYGPFPFTPSEIDFVLLTHAHIDHCGLIPKLYKHGFRGPIYTTKATIGLCKVVLPDSGYIQEMEVVRKNRKLARSGRPLLEPIYTAEDAQNCLGLFKSFPYETPFIAAPGIRVKFYDAGHILGSAMIEITLEKEGTEKRIVFTGDIGNTDTAIVEDPTKIKQADLVVMESTYGDRYHLETEDRLAALVRVVKETMAKGGNLVIPSFAVERTQDLVYCLKIMKGKKLIPPVDIYIDSPMAVEATKVFIQNPEFFDQEATLRIKGKGAEALFTGEDIHYVLSTEQSIALNKVRGGAIIISASGMADAGRIKHHLKHNLWRPESTVLFVGYQAQGTLGRRILDGQKKVRIHGEQIAVKANVERIDDFSAHADQSGLLEWLKGFQTIPRQIVLVHGESNALKTLQRVIDRELGVKAQIAEYGMIYDPATAAVVAEKRDYPFPLPVTTALEPCLQDAFTLIAENILLRSQAQGCEPKLMQRLLAQLAEIQRELQKVD; from the coding sequence ATGAATATTCAATTTTGTGGTGCGGCAAAAACAGTGACCGGTTCATGTTTTTTGGTAACTACAAAGGAAAGGAAGTTTCTGGTAGATTGTGGTTTGTTTCAAGGTTCTAAGTCTTTAAAAGAATTAAATTATGGTCCCTTTCCGTTTACACCTTCAGAAATAGATTTTGTGTTATTAACTCATGCTCATATTGATCATTGTGGTCTAATACCAAAATTATATAAACATGGTTTTCGTGGTCCTATTTATACTACTAAAGCCACTATTGGCTTATGTAAAGTTGTTTTGCCTGATAGTGGTTATATTCAAGAAATGGAAGTAGTAAGAAAAAATAGAAAGTTGGCCAGAAGTGGGAGACCATTATTGGAGCCTATCTATACAGCCGAGGATGCACAAAATTGTTTAGGTCTTTTTAAAAGCTTCCCTTATGAAACACCTTTTATCGCTGCACCGGGTATCAGAGTTAAATTTTATGATGCTGGTCATATTTTAGGTTCAGCCATGATTGAAATTACTTTAGAAAAAGAGGGTACAGAAAAAAGAATTGTTTTTACCGGAGATATTGGTAATACTGATACAGCTATAGTGGAGGATCCCACGAAAATCAAACAGGCTGATTTAGTAGTTATGGAATCTACTTATGGTGATCGTTATCATTTGGAAACAGAAGATCGCTTGGCGGCTTTGGTGCGTGTTGTTAAAGAAACCATGGCTAAAGGTGGTAATTTAGTTATTCCTAGTTTTGCTGTGGAAAGGACACAAGATTTAGTCTATTGTTTAAAGATAATGAAGGGTAAAAAGTTAATTCCGCCGGTAGATATTTATATTGATAGTCCTATGGCTGTGGAAGCAACTAAAGTCTTTATTCAAAATCCTGAGTTTTTTGATCAGGAAGCTACTCTTAGAATTAAAGGTAAAGGGGCTGAGGCACTTTTTACTGGTGAAGATATTCATTATGTACTTTCTACAGAGCAATCTATAGCTTTAAATAAGGTAAGGGGTGGGGCTATTATTATTTCTGCTAGTGGTATGGCAGATGCGGGAAGAATTAAACACCATTTAAAACATAATTTATGGCGGCCGGAATCCACAGTTTTGTTTGTCGGTTATCAGGCACAAGGAACTTTAGGGAGAAGAATTTTGGATGGTCAAAAAAAAGTGAGAATTCATGGTGAGCAAATTGCTGTAAAGGCTAATGTAGAAAGAATAGATGATTTTTCAGCACATGCTGACCAATCTGGTTTATTGGAATGGTTAAAGGGTTTTCAAACAATACCTCGGCAAATAGTTTTGGTTCATGGTGAGAGTAATGCTTTGAAAACTTTACAAAGGGTAATTGATAGGGAATTGGGGGTTAAAGCACAAATTGCTGAATATGGTATGATTTATGATCCTGCTACAGCGGCGGTTGTCGCTGAAAAAAGGGATTATCCCTTTCCTTTACCTGTTACTACCGCCCTGGAGCCTTGTCTTCAGGATGCTTTTACACTTATCGCGGAAAACATTCTTTTACGTTCACAAGCACAGGGTTGTGAACCTAAATTAATGCAGCGTTTATTGGCTCAACTCGCGGAAATACAAAGGGAATTGCAAAAGGTGGATTAA